The Solicola gregarius DNA window ACGGTGTGGCGGTGACCATCGGGGAGCGTGCGACCGAGACCACTCAGTCCGACCGCGTCGGCGTTGGACCCTGCCCAGTCGAGCAGGTCGGGGTTGCCGCCGCCCACCAGCATCGGCACTGATTGCTGGATTCGGACCGGTTCGTCGAGGCGCAAATCGCTGCGGGCGCCGACGCTCGCTCCGTCAACGGACTCACCGGCCAACAGCGCCCGCGCTGCCCCGGCGACCCGGATGAATTCACGTACTCGTTCGCGGGACTCTGGGCGGTCGCGACCGATCATCTGCCACTCGGCCGGGGTGTGTCCGGCGCCGATCGCCAGCTCTGCACGGCCGTCCGACACGACGTCGAGCGTCGCAACGTCGCCGGCGAGCAGCAGCGGGTGACGTACGCCCGCGTTGGACACGTAGCTCGACAGTCGCAGCGTCGATGTCGTGGCCGCGGCGGCTGCCAGAGCGACGTACGGCGACGGTCCGCTGCCCGGGTGGTCGGGCACGAGGAGCGCCCGCGCGCCGATCGCCTCGCATCGA harbors:
- a CDS encoding LLM class flavin-dependent oxidoreductase — translated: MTKPIELSVIAMPTGQPQWTALARRCEAIGARALLVPDHPGSGPSPYVALAAAAATTSTLRLSSYVSNAGVRHPLLLAGDVATLDVVSDGRAELAIGAGHTPAEWQMIGRDRPESRERVREFIRVAGAARALLAGESVDGASVGARSDLRLDEPVRIQQSVPMLVGGGNPDLLDWAGSNADAVGLSGLGRTLPDGHRHTVRWSTARIDAQTGRVRDAAATAGVPTPPIEALVQYVRETSDRAAAAAEIANRADASNEDVLHAPYVLLGTIEQIVEQLYAARERWGISRWAVREDGLDVAERVLAVLRA